ACGCCAGCCACAGCGCCGAGGTCGTGCAGCCGCACTCGGGATGCACGTAGAGCTCGGCGTCGGCGCTCGCGCGGACGGCGGCGGTGAGGTCGGCCGGCGAGATCCCGGCGTGCACGTGGCACTCGCCCATCCACACGTGCATGTTCTCCCGCCCGGTCCGGCGCTTGACGTGCGCGCCGAGGAACATGTCGGGGCCGAACAGGATCTCGGTGTCCGCCGGGATCGACTGCACGACCTCGACGGCGTTCGCGGAGGTGCAGCAGATGTCCGTCTCGGCCTTCACCTCGGCGGTCGTGTTGACGTACGAGACGACCACGGCGCCCGGGTGCTCGGCCTTCCAGGCCCGCAGCTGCGCACCGGTGATGCTGTCCGCGAGCGAGCACCCGGCGGCCGCGTCCGGGATCAGCACCCGCTTGCCGGGCGAGAGGATGCTCGCCGTCTCGGCCATGAAGTGGACGCCGGCGAAGACGATCGTCGAATGCGGGACGGTGACCGCCAGCCGCGACAGGCCGAGGGAGTCCCCGACGTGGTCGGCGACGTCCTGGATCTGCGGGATCTGGTAGTTGTGCGCCAGGATCACCGCGTCCTTCCGGTCGGCGAGCTCGCGCACCTCGGCGCGCCAGTCCGCCCACTGCCCGGTGGTCCAGCCGGTCCACCCGTCGTCCGCTCGCTCTGTCATCGGAGCACCTCCCTCAGGTTTTCGCCTACCAGGCGAAAACATGCTGGCACGTTAGCATCCACGAGTGCCCGAAAGCCGGCAGGTCCCGCTCTACCGCAACGAGGCGGTCG
The sequence above is drawn from the Cumulibacter manganitolerans genome and encodes:
- the nadA gene encoding quinolinate synthase NadA — its product is MTERADDGWTGWTTGQWADWRAEVRELADRKDAVILAHNYQIPQIQDVADHVGDSLGLSRLAVTVPHSTIVFAGVHFMAETASILSPGKRVLIPDAAAGCSLADSITGAQLRAWKAEHPGAVVVSYVNTTAEVKAETDICCTSANAVEVVQSIPADTEILFGPDMFLGAHVKRRTGRENMHVWMGECHVHAGISPADLTAAVRASADAELYVHPECGCTTSALWLASTGELPAERTRVLSTGGMLDAARTSQATTVLVATEVGMLHQLRKVNSGTQFVPVNPQAACHYMKMITPPKLLRALREEREQVTVEPAIAHRARRAVERMIAIGNPAGGE